In Anaerolineae bacterium, a single window of DNA contains:
- the raiA gene encoding ribosome-associated translation inhibitor RaiA encodes MELYIHTRNLELTDWLESYVQKKLGKLDRYLPSIEETRVELTAEPTKNSNHSQVCEVTVRTKGSILRAEERAGDMRDAIDRVVEKMYKQIARYKGKRERNKGRAPAEPMGEALPIAVEEIEETEAPQIVRRKRFPVVPMDEQEAIEQMELLGHDFFLFYNVDTSQINVVYRRKDGNYGLLEPEVM; translated from the coding sequence ATGGAACTGTATATCCATACCCGCAACCTGGAGCTGACGGATTGGCTGGAATCGTACGTGCAGAAGAAGCTGGGCAAGTTGGACCGCTATCTCCCCTCGATTGAAGAAACCCGTGTCGAGCTGACCGCGGAACCGACGAAGAATTCCAACCACAGCCAGGTCTGTGAAGTCACCGTCCGCACCAAGGGCTCCATCCTGCGGGCGGAGGAACGCGCCGGCGACATGCGGGATGCCATTGACCGCGTGGTCGAGAAGATGTACAAGCAGATCGCCCGCTACAAGGGCAAGCGCGAGCGCAACAAGGGACGCGCGCCGGCGGAACCCATGGGTGAGGCCCTGCCCATCGCCGTCGAGGAAATCGAGGAGACGGAAGCCCCGCAGATCGTCCGCCGCAAGCGCTTCCCCGTTGTGCCCATGGACGAACAGGAAGCCATCGAACAGATGGAACTGCTCGGGCATGACTTCTTCCTGTTCTACAACGTCGACACCTCGCAAATCAACGTGGTCTACCGCCGCAAGGACGGCAACTACGGCCTGCTCGAGCCTGAGGTTATGTAA
- the hutH gene encoding histidine ammonia-lyase, with the protein METLYLDGDHLTLEDVSKVAYAAPNSLAILLTEEAIQKVERARQAVDEAIARGEVVYGITTGFGAFKDRIISPAQTRQLQRNIIMSHAVGVGKPISIPLTRAMMLIRANTLAKGHSGIQLQTLELLLRMLERGVHPIVPEKGSLGASGDLAPLAHMALVLIGLGEAEYAGERLPGAEALARAGLQPVELGAKEGLALTNGTAFMCAHGVLATLRAENVAKVADIAGALSLEALHGTPDAFDERIHAVRPHPRQVEAAAYFRRLIEGSTFTRSYDPLNVQDAYTLRCIPQVHGAARDAILYARWVLNIELNSVTDNPLLFFEEDGTPRWISGGNFHGEPVAIAMDYLCVALAELGNMSERRLTRLTDEASNANVLPAFLIKHGGLNSGFMLVQYTAAALTSENKVLAHPASVDTIPTSANTEDHVSMGPAAARKAMQILDNVEYILAMELLAAAQGIDFRRGCLGPSAKLGRGTAVAYDLIRQRVPFLENDDVMYPHIQAVHQLVVDGTLVREVNRALGDE; encoded by the coding sequence ATGGAAACGCTGTATCTGGACGGCGATCACCTGACGCTGGAAGACGTCTCCAAAGTGGCGTATGCCGCCCCGAATTCTCTCGCGATTCTCCTTACCGAAGAAGCCATCCAAAAGGTGGAACGAGCCCGACAGGCGGTAGATGAGGCCATCGCCCGTGGGGAGGTGGTCTACGGCATCACGACCGGTTTCGGTGCGTTCAAGGACCGCATCATCTCGCCGGCCCAAACGCGTCAGCTTCAGCGCAACATCATTATGAGCCATGCGGTGGGGGTGGGTAAGCCCATTAGTATTCCGCTCACCCGTGCCATGATGCTCATCCGTGCCAATACCCTTGCCAAGGGGCATTCGGGCATCCAGCTCCAGACACTGGAGCTTCTCCTGCGCATGCTGGAGCGCGGTGTGCATCCCATCGTTCCCGAGAAAGGCTCTCTCGGCGCCAGCGGCGACCTGGCACCGTTGGCACACATGGCGCTGGTGCTGATCGGGTTGGGGGAGGCGGAATACGCCGGCGAACGCCTGCCCGGCGCCGAGGCCCTGGCACGCGCCGGCCTCCAGCCAGTGGAATTGGGCGCCAAGGAAGGTCTGGCGCTCACCAACGGCACGGCCTTCATGTGTGCGCACGGTGTGCTGGCGACCCTGCGCGCGGAGAATGTGGCAAAGGTGGCGGACATCGCCGGCGCCCTTTCGCTCGAGGCCCTGCACGGCACTCCGGATGCCTTCGACGAGCGCATTCACGCCGTCCGCCCGCATCCCCGCCAGGTAGAGGCCGCGGCCTATTTCCGCCGGCTCATCGAGGGCAGTACCTTTACCCGTTCCTACGACCCGCTCAACGTCCAGGATGCCTACACCCTGCGCTGTATCCCGCAGGTGCACGGCGCGGCGCGCGACGCCATTCTGTACGCCCGCTGGGTGCTGAACATCGAGCTGAACAGCGTGACCGATAACCCTCTGCTTTTCTTCGAGGAAGATGGCACGCCGCGCTGGATCTCCGGCGGCAATTTCCACGGCGAGCCGGTGGCCATTGCCATGGATTACCTGTGTGTGGCGCTGGCGGAGCTGGGCAATATGTCGGAGCGCCGGCTCACCCGCCTGACGGACGAGGCCAGCAACGCCAATGTCCTGCCGGCGTTCCTCATTAAGCACGGTGGGCTGAACTCCGGCTTCATGCTGGTGCAGTACACCGCCGCGGCCCTGACCTCGGAAAATAAGGTGCTGGCGCATCCGGCCAGCGTGGACACCATCCCCACCTCTGCCAACACGGAGGACCATGTCAGCATGGGGCCGGCCGCGGCGCGCAAGGCCATGCAGATCCTGGACAACGTCGAATATATCCTGGCCATGGAACTGCTGGCCGCCGCGCAGGGCATTGATTTCCGGCGCGGGTGTCTGGGGCCTTCCGCCAAACTGGGGCGCGGCACGGCGGTGGCGTATGA